In a genomic window of Terriglobia bacterium:
- a CDS encoding PadR family transcriptional regulator, translating into MPSKDKSVELLQGTLDLIVLRSLQTMGPMHAYAIASRLEQLAEHRFVLNQGTLYPALVRLEQRGWIKSSWQRTENNREAKYYAITKSGVRALHNETEKWRRLSGLVDRLLTDEA; encoded by the coding sequence ATGCCAAGTAAAGACAAATCCGTCGAGCTTCTGCAGGGGACGCTGGATTTGATCGTTCTGAGATCGCTTCAGACCATGGGGCCGATGCATGCCTATGCGATCGCTTCGCGGCTGGAGCAACTGGCGGAACACCGGTTTGTCCTCAATCAGGGCACGCTCTATCCGGCGCTTGTCAGGCTCGAGCAACGCGGCTGGATCAAGAGCTCCTGGCAGCGGACGGAGAACAATCGCGAAGCGAAGTACTACGCGATCACGAAATCGGGAGTCCGGGCGCTGCACAACGAAACCGAAAAATGGCGGCGGCTCTCGGGTCTTGTCGACAGGCTGCTGACCGACGAGGCCTGA